In the genome of Rhodamnia argentea isolate NSW1041297 chromosome 3, ASM2092103v1, whole genome shotgun sequence, one region contains:
- the LOC115727623 gene encoding agamous-like MADS-box protein AGL61 → MARRQARGGRRAEMKQIANENSRQIAFSKRRSSIYKKASELVTLCGAEVGLVGASPTGKPFSFAHPSIDAVANRFLDRNPPPADRPRALVEYYHRVQSDELNRQHEELSNQIQAEKEHGKVLAQLTGGKSDVGWWEAPIEELNREELLQMKGRMEDLRRRLLKAIDQQARGDASASLQGQNLEK, encoded by the coding sequence ATGGCACGAAGACAGGCAAGAGGGGGTCGAAGAGCTGAGATGAAACAAATCGCAAATGAGAATAGCAGGCAGATCGCATTTTCAAAACGTAGATCCAGTATCTACAAGAAGGCGAGCGAGCTCGTGACGCTCTGCGGGGCGGAGGTGGGATTGGTAGGAGCCTCGCCTACCGGAAAACCCTTTTCCTTCGCTCATCCATCCATCGACGCGGTCGCCAACCGGTTCCTCGACCGAAACCCTCCGCCCGCCGATAGGCCTCGCGCTTTGGTTGAGTACTATCATCGGGTCCAATCTGATGAGCTCAACCGGCAGCATGAGGAGCTctccaatcaaatccaagccGAGAAGGAGCACGGCAAAGTGTTGGCGCAACTGACCGGAGGCAAAAGCGATGTGGGCTGGTGGGAGGCTCCCATCGAAGAGCTCAACCGGGAAGAGCTCCTCCAAATGAAGGGTCGAATGGAGGACCTTCGGCGGAGGTTGTTGAAGGCGATCGATCAGCAGGCTCGGGGAGACGCGTCCGCATCCCTTCAAGGACAGAATTTAGAGAAATAA